The following proteins are co-located in the Echinicola sp. 20G genome:
- a CDS encoding sodium:solute symporter, giving the protein MQLPIIDLIIFFVYMLGILFFGVSFYFKKGRTTADYMVGGRKLPAWAIGMSIFATFVSSISFLALPGNAYLSNWNSFVFSLSIPIAAWAAVKFFVPLYRSVKSESAYYYLETRFGPWARTYASICYLLTQLARMGTILYLLALPMNALLGWDIATIIIVTGISVIIYASMGGIEAVIWTDAIQGIVLILGAVLCLGIILFSMPEGPAQVIEIGQQHDKFSLGSYGLSLTEATFWVILIYGLFINLQNFGVDQNYVQRYMSAKTEKEAIKSTWFGSSLYVPVSLLFFFIGTALFAYYQVFPELLPATLKSQDEADKIFPFFIVNGLPKGLTGLLIASIFAAGMSTISTSLNSSATVILTDHYKKYIQKAPNNQQHFKVLTISAIVMGLMSIGVSLAMTEVKSALDAWWALSSVFSGGVLGLFLLGYFSKNVQQLEAAIGVVVGILVIAWMSLTPLFITEGPWFSFRNPMHANLTIVVGTLTIFLTGFLLSHLLNKKKI; this is encoded by the coding sequence ATGCAATTACCCATAATAGACCTCATCATATTTTTTGTTTACATGCTAGGCATATTGTTTTTTGGGGTCTCATTTTACTTCAAGAAAGGCCGAACAACAGCGGACTATATGGTGGGAGGAAGGAAGTTGCCAGCTTGGGCCATTGGGATGTCCATATTTGCCACGTTTGTGAGCAGTATTAGTTTTTTGGCTTTGCCAGGCAATGCCTATTTGAGTAACTGGAACAGTTTTGTCTTTAGCCTTTCCATTCCTATTGCGGCATGGGCAGCGGTCAAGTTTTTCGTTCCCCTTTACCGAAGTGTAAAAAGTGAATCGGCCTATTATTATCTGGAAACTCGGTTTGGTCCATGGGCAAGAACTTATGCTTCCATATGTTATTTGCTTACCCAGTTGGCAAGGATGGGGACCATCCTGTATTTATTAGCCTTGCCTATGAATGCCCTTTTGGGCTGGGATATCGCTACAATTATTATCGTAACGGGAATTTCTGTAATCATTTATGCCTCCATGGGGGGAATTGAAGCTGTAATCTGGACGGATGCCATTCAGGGTATAGTGCTGATCTTGGGAGCGGTGCTTTGTTTGGGCATTATTTTGTTTTCCATGCCCGAGGGGCCCGCGCAGGTCATTGAAATCGGTCAACAACATGATAAATTTAGTTTGGGTAGTTATGGGCTCAGTCTGACAGAGGCTACTTTTTGGGTGATTTTGATTTACGGCTTATTTATCAATTTGCAGAATTTTGGAGTGGACCAGAATTATGTACAGCGTTATATGAGTGCTAAAACTGAAAAAGAAGCCATCAAATCCACTTGGTTTGGCAGTAGTTTGTACGTTCCTGTCTCCCTTTTATTTTTCTTTATTGGCACGGCCTTGTTTGCCTATTACCAGGTTTTTCCGGAGCTGTTACCTGCAACACTAAAGTCTCAAGATGAGGCTGACAAAATATTCCCGTTCTTTATTGTCAATGGCCTACCCAAAGGTCTAACAGGACTATTGATAGCCTCTATTTTTGCGGCAGGGATGAGCACTATTTCTACGAGTTTGAATAGCTCTGCTACGGTTATCCTTACGGATCACTATAAGAAGTACATACAGAAAGCACCAAACAATCAGCAACATTTTAAGGTACTGACGATCTCAGCTATTGTAATGGGCTTGATGAGCATTGGGGTTTCTTTGGCCATGACTGAAGTTAAAAGTGCTTTGGATGCTTGGTGGGCTTTATCCTCAGTATTTAGTGGTGGGGTGCTAGGGCTGTTTTTGCTGGGGTATTTCTCTAAAAACGTCCAACAATTGGAAGCTGCAATAGGTGTGGTCGTGGGCATATTGGTCATTGCTTGGATGAGCTTGACACCACTATTCATCACAGAAGGGCCTTGGTTTTCATTTAGAAATCCCATGCATGCCAACCTGACCATTGTCGTAGGAACCCTAACCATTTTCCTGACAGGTTTCTTGTTGTCCCATTTGCTCAATAAGAAAAAAATCTAA
- a CDS encoding RNA polymerase sigma factor produces the protein MKDQRLLEKDFEEYIEQYQAMITKVARVYSFDQDTQDDLIQEIVLQLWKAFPKYNKEKSTSTWTYRIALNVSISFLRKESSRKKNHGDYQQHAELYQQESPELEEQIKILYQFIELLKPTDKALMLLFLEGCKNKEIAKIMGISASLVSTKIHRIKEQLKSYFETLKQ, from the coding sequence TTGAAAGATCAGCGACTACTTGAAAAGGACTTTGAGGAATACATCGAGCAGTATCAGGCCATGATTACGAAAGTAGCCAGGGTGTACAGTTTCGATCAGGATACTCAGGATGACCTGATCCAAGAAATTGTTTTACAGCTTTGGAAAGCATTCCCTAAGTACAACAAAGAAAAATCCACTTCCACCTGGACCTATCGGATTGCATTGAATGTCTCCATTTCCTTTCTCAGAAAAGAAAGTAGTCGAAAAAAGAACCATGGGGACTATCAGCAGCATGCTGAACTATATCAACAGGAATCGCCAGAACTGGAAGAGCAGATAAAAATACTTTACCAGTTTATAGAATTGCTAAAACCAACGGACAAGGCACTGATGCTGTTGTTCTTGGAAGGGTGCAAGAATAAGGAAATTGCAAAAATCATGGGGATTTCGGCCAGCTTAGTGTCCACCAAAATCCACCGCATCAAAGAACAATTAAAATCATATTTCGAAACGTTAAAACAATAA
- a CDS encoding glycoside hydrolase family 28 protein, with protein MKLNLKENIFSMMLVCLLFSCSKEEAEKTTAYFPLDSLMTKDQVGAANLPAEIAPVKAPFAMPDFKKPVFPDLTVNIMDEGANEDVLATSIIQSVIDRVSAQGGGKVIIPAGKWKTGRISLKSNVNLHLAEGAELYFSGQLEDYRPAVFTRHEGVEVMSLGACIYAYQQDNIALTGKGTLYGPEEGPVKDQMMTEDVTEKFVPVDKPVSERVYEGYNGESIFLPMFVSPTECTNVFIEGVTLERTAFWNIVPVYCDGVIIRGVTVNSVGIPRGDGIDIESSRNVLIEYSTLNNGDDCFTMKAGRGKDGIRVNRPTENVVVRYCLAKEGHGGITVGSETAGKVKNLYIHDCVFENTGVGIRFKTRRPRGGGGENLYYERLRMNLRQTAFRWDMLGQELYVGDLAKRKPLREVNDLTPKFKDITIKDILVETASTFININGIPESPLENLHMENVRVEQSRRFFNADDATDLTFRHIEVNSQDSLMKFLDTRNVWFEDAVFKVNGEKVYPQLRGDLTNNIRFESTQPAKPEGWDSNSYKK; from the coding sequence ATGAAATTGAACCTGAAGGAAAATATTTTTAGTATGATGTTGGTTTGTCTTCTGTTTTCCTGTTCCAAAGAGGAGGCAGAGAAGACAACAGCTTACTTTCCGCTAGATAGCCTGATGACCAAAGACCAAGTGGGTGCTGCAAATCTGCCAGCTGAAATTGCCCCAGTAAAGGCTCCATTTGCCATGCCTGATTTCAAGAAACCGGTATTTCCAGATTTGACCGTCAACATTATGGATGAAGGAGCCAATGAAGATGTATTGGCCACTTCTATCATCCAATCAGTCATCGATCGTGTAAGTGCCCAAGGAGGTGGTAAAGTGATCATTCCTGCGGGTAAATGGAAAACAGGAAGAATTAGTTTAAAAAGCAATGTGAACCTTCACTTAGCTGAAGGTGCTGAGCTGTATTTTAGCGGGCAACTTGAAGATTACAGACCCGCAGTTTTTACCCGCCATGAAGGCGTGGAGGTCATGTCCTTAGGTGCCTGTATTTATGCCTATCAGCAGGATAATATTGCTTTGACAGGAAAAGGAACGCTTTATGGACCGGAGGAGGGACCGGTGAAAGACCAAATGATGACTGAGGACGTGACGGAAAAGTTTGTTCCAGTGGATAAACCAGTTTCTGAAAGAGTGTATGAAGGATATAATGGCGAGTCGATCTTTTTGCCCATGTTTGTGTCTCCTACGGAATGCACCAATGTGTTTATCGAAGGGGTGACCTTGGAAAGAACGGCCTTTTGGAATATTGTGCCCGTGTATTGTGATGGGGTGATCATTCGGGGCGTGACGGTCAATTCTGTTGGCATTCCAAGGGGAGATGGAATTGACATCGAATCTTCCAGAAATGTATTGATTGAATATTCTACCTTAAACAATGGTGATGACTGTTTCACTATGAAGGCAGGTCGTGGCAAGGATGGTATCCGCGTCAATAGGCCCACGGAGAATGTAGTAGTGCGCTATTGTTTGGCCAAGGAAGGTCATGGAGGGATTACAGTGGGAAGTGAGACAGCTGGAAAAGTCAAGAATCTTTACATCCATGATTGCGTTTTTGAAAACACAGGCGTAGGAATCCGCTTTAAAACCAGAAGACCAAGAGGAGGAGGTGGCGAAAATCTCTACTATGAGCGATTACGAATGAATTTACGTCAGACAGCTTTCCGATGGGATATGCTAGGTCAAGAACTTTATGTGGGTGATTTGGCCAAAAGAAAACCTCTTCGGGAGGTCAATGACCTGACCCCAAAATTCAAAGACATTACGATCAAGGACATACTGGTAGAAACTGCTTCAACCTTTATAAACATCAATGGCATTCCTGAATCCCCCTTGGAAAACCTTCACATGGAGAATGTACGCGTGGAGCAAAGCCGACGTTTTTTCAATGCTGACGATGCTACTGATTTGACTTTCAGGCATATTGAAGTGAACAGTCAAGATTCACTTATGAAGTTCTTGGACACTCGAAACGTGTGGTTTGAAGATGCTGTATTTAAGGTCAATGGGGAAAAAGTTTACCCACAACTTAGAGGAGACCTGACCAATAATATACGTTTTGAGAGTACTCAACCCGCAAAGCCAGAAGGTTGGGATTCCAACTCCTATAAAAAATAA
- a CDS encoding GNAT family N-acetyltransferase: MNITYRPIQKKDNLAVKELIQNVFVEFDAPREGTVFADPEMEDLFGLFEKTPKSIFYVAEKEGEVLGCCGVYPTEGLPPNVAEMVKFYLSSGARGKGIGKALMDKCMESAQAFGFGNLYIESIPEFENAVKLYERQGFIRLEKPLGDTGHFTCSIWMLKDLGLET; this comes from the coding sequence ATGAACATCACCTATAGGCCCATACAAAAGAAAGATAATCTAGCTGTCAAAGAGTTGATACAAAATGTTTTTGTAGAATTTGATGCTCCTAGAGAAGGGACAGTTTTTGCTGACCCTGAAATGGAGGATTTATTCGGGCTTTTTGAAAAGACCCCGAAATCCATCTTTTATGTAGCCGAAAAAGAAGGTGAAGTTTTGGGTTGCTGTGGCGTTTATCCTACTGAGGGGCTACCTCCAAATGTCGCTGAAATGGTAAAATTCTACCTTTCTTCAGGAGCAAGAGGGAAGGGGATTGGCAAGGCACTGATGGACAAATGCATGGAGAGTGCCCAGGCTTTTGGTTTCGGCAACTTGTACATAGAAAGTATTCCAGAATTTGAAAATGCTGTCAAGCTTTATGAGCGACAAGGTTTTATTCGGCTAGAAAAGCCTTTGGGCGATACGGGACACTTTACCTGTTCCATTTGGATGCTAAAGGATTTAGGGCTGGAAACTTAA
- a CDS encoding RagB/SusD family nutrient uptake outer membrane protein encodes MKSVKSIIYIIVLGIGMTSCSGFLDEENLGNTTAQNYYGSQAGYEGLVNAAYATLRDVYQPTPYVFCAGTDLFFNAHAEVPIGLASYQTLTPGNSQVEYLFKTLYQSVQIANMALSYSDQTEPFTDLETRIAEVRTIRAFYYFLLVQNFGDVTLVTDLISEPIVTFERDPASEVYDFIISELSATIGVLPESQADFGRVTKRVAQHILAKVYLTRGYDTANGGSAADFTEAAVLADAAIGGQGLSLSFDEIFEYQNDNNEEVLWSIQYADASTQNSPAHNWDYAWGPLVQGSNDGVNKKNALHPTEYLFTLFEDNDTRFEGTFLNIKTNPYTGYLLNPDNSPVAYYYPRTAQQLADTTAWRAASPMRSETIISPIDGHWWDVLNQVDFPALKKFDRVQLPDIRYTHDLYLARLGETYLIAAEAYLQAGNAGEAVNRVNEVRRRAAAPGAEASMEVASVDLDFILEERARELAGEGLRWLDLKRTGKLMEYTKVRNPDIKSINDGGTDPFLGANGNYKILRPIPLSAIALDAGDYPQNPAYE; translated from the coding sequence ATGAAGAGCGTAAAATCAATCATATATATCATTGTATTGGGCATAGGGATGACCAGCTGTTCAGGTTTTCTGGATGAAGAAAACCTAGGCAACACAACAGCCCAAAATTATTATGGAAGCCAAGCAGGTTATGAAGGCTTGGTGAATGCAGCCTATGCTACTCTGAGGGATGTGTACCAACCCACTCCTTATGTGTTTTGTGCCGGAACAGATTTGTTCTTTAACGCCCATGCAGAAGTTCCCATAGGCTTGGCCTCATATCAAACACTTACTCCTGGAAACAGCCAGGTGGAATACCTTTTCAAGACCCTTTACCAAAGTGTACAAATTGCCAATATGGCCTTAAGTTATTCAGACCAAACTGAGCCTTTTACTGATTTGGAAACAAGGATAGCAGAGGTAAGGACCATTCGGGCTTTCTATTATTTCCTATTGGTTCAGAATTTTGGTGATGTCACCTTGGTTACTGACTTAATTAGTGAGCCCATTGTGACTTTTGAAAGGGATCCAGCTAGTGAAGTGTACGATTTTATCATTAGTGAATTGAGTGCTACAATTGGGGTTTTGCCGGAAAGTCAGGCAGATTTTGGTAGGGTTACTAAGCGTGTGGCCCAGCATATACTGGCCAAGGTTTATTTGACAAGAGGGTATGATACCGCAAATGGCGGTTCGGCAGCGGATTTTACAGAAGCTGCTGTATTGGCTGATGCGGCCATAGGAGGTCAAGGCCTGAGCTTGTCTTTCGATGAAATCTTTGAATACCAAAATGACAATAATGAAGAAGTGCTTTGGTCGATTCAATACGCTGATGCCTCGACCCAAAATTCTCCAGCGCACAATTGGGATTATGCATGGGGTCCTCTGGTACAGGGAAGCAATGATGGTGTAAACAAAAAAAATGCACTTCACCCGACCGAGTATCTTTTTACCCTTTTTGAGGATAACGATACCCGCTTTGAGGGGACATTTCTAAATATAAAAACCAATCCTTATACCGGTTATTTGTTGAACCCTGATAACAGCCCAGTAGCTTACTATTACCCCAGAACGGCGCAGCAATTGGCAGACACCACCGCTTGGCGAGCGGCCTCTCCGATGAGAAGTGAGACAATCATCTCCCCTATCGATGGACACTGGTGGGATGTGCTGAACCAAGTAGATTTTCCAGCATTGAAGAAGTTTGACAGGGTCCAATTACCGGATATTCGGTATACCCATGATTTGTATTTGGCAAGATTGGGAGAAACGTACCTGATTGCCGCGGAAGCCTATCTTCAAGCAGGAAATGCCGGTGAAGCGGTCAACCGAGTAAATGAGGTAAGAAGAAGGGCTGCTGCTCCAGGGGCAGAAGCGTCCATGGAAGTGGCTTCTGTAGACTTGGATTTTATTTTGGAAGAACGTGCACGCGAATTGGCAGGTGAGGGCTTAAGGTGGCTAGACCTTAAAAGAACTGGCAAGCTGATGGAATATACCAAAGTGCGCAACCCGGACATCAAATCCATCAATGATGGGGGCACTGATCCATTTTTGGGAGCAAATGGCAATTATAAAATATTAAGACCTATCCCACTTTCTGCTATCGCACTGGACGCAGGGGATTATCCACAAAATCCAGCTTATGAATAG
- a CDS encoding dihydrodipicolinate synthase family protein codes for MKTKHTLPQPFKGIVPPMITPLKDETNLDIPGLERLINHIIDGGVHGLFILGTTGESTSLSYALRHELVARTCEIVDGRVPVLVGITDTAAIESLRLAETAEKEGASAVVAAPPYYFNLGQPELIEYYEYLVERLSLPLFLYNMPSHTKIIIEPDTVKTLSKYKGIVGLKDSSANNAYFNNVMNKMKDRSDFSLFVGPEEIMAETVLLGAHGGVNGGANMFPELYVKLFEVAERGDVLTVKALHGIVMEISSKLYSLGNFGSSYLKGIKAALNIMGICSDYMASPLHRFREAEREKIANNLEEIKSKMLDLKH; via the coding sequence ATGAAGACCAAACATACCTTACCCCAACCATTTAAAGGGATAGTCCCTCCAATGATTACCCCTCTAAAAGATGAGACCAATCTGGACATACCAGGCTTGGAGCGCTTGATCAATCACATCATTGATGGAGGGGTTCATGGATTGTTTATTTTGGGAACTACAGGTGAATCCACCAGCCTTTCCTATGCGCTTCGCCATGAGTTGGTGGCCAGAACATGTGAAATCGTGGATGGTAGGGTTCCGGTCTTGGTGGGGATTACTGATACCGCAGCAATAGAAAGTCTGCGTTTAGCAGAGACTGCTGAAAAGGAGGGTGCCTCTGCTGTAGTGGCTGCACCTCCCTATTATTTCAACTTAGGCCAGCCGGAATTGATCGAGTACTATGAATATTTGGTGGAGCGCCTATCCTTGCCATTGTTTCTTTATAACATGCCTTCGCATACTAAAATTATCATCGAGCCAGATACCGTCAAAACCTTGTCAAAATACAAGGGTATTGTGGGGTTAAAAGACAGCTCTGCCAATAATGCCTATTTCAATAATGTCATGAACAAGATGAAAGATCGTTCCGACTTTTCATTGTTTGTGGGCCCAGAAGAAATCATGGCTGAAACCGTATTGCTGGGTGCTCATGGTGGGGTGAATGGTGGTGCCAATATGTTTCCGGAATTGTATGTGAAGTTGTTTGAAGTTGCAGAGAGAGGGGATGTTTTGACCGTCAAAGCCCTACATGGTATTGTGATGGAAATTTCTTCAAAGTTATACTCTTTGGGCAACTTTGGTTCCAGCTATTTGAAAGGGATCAAGGCCGCCTTAAACATCATGGGGATATGCAGCGATTATATGGCTTCCCCATTGCACCGGTTTAGAGAGGCTGAGAGAGAGAAAATTGCCAATAACCTGGAAGAGATAAAAAGCAAAATGTTGGATCTAAAACATTAA
- a CDS encoding thrombospondin type 3 repeat-containing protein, which translates to MNRNVTQGCFQPCFTLQLEMKKRLHYLLFFLAFFTSLTLKAQYPEIPPQVQEEIDQEQAEIEAHVEAAWKKAWPAVKADISKGKPYIPWAATPGDLPQAKIPAFPGAEGGGAFSFGGRGGKVFVVTSLEDSGKGTFREACEAGGARYVVFNVAGIIDLKRPVNIKAPYITIAGQTAPGDGVCIAGASVLIDTHDVVIRHMRFRRGQTDVRFRDDALGGNGIGNIIIDHVSSTWGLDENMSMYRHMYVDADGKEHKLPTVNVTIQNSIFAEALDTYNHAFGSTIGGLNSTFMRNLWASNIARNASVGMYGDFGFVNNVIFNWWYRTIDGGDHRSYYNIINNYFKPGPMTPKDDPVGYRIIKPEGDRAVKDSIILGRVHVKGNIMEGYDAINLDNWNGGVQVDGKPDLTKTYEPFIRVKQPFAMARVTMMSAEKAYDFVLENVGAILPKRDPVDARIVNQVRTGKIKYQEDGKIHVGQEFLVGGSRRLEEDSYKKGIITDISQVGGYPTYDGKPYQDSDQDGMPDEWETAAGLDPNDPSDATKDLNGDGYDNIEKYINAIPIDRVIDWSNASNNIDTLAKRYQKE; encoded by the coding sequence ATGAATAGAAATGTTACACAGGGCTGCTTTCAGCCCTGTTTTACCCTTCAATTAGAAATGAAGAAGCGCCTTCACTACCTGTTATTCTTCTTGGCTTTTTTCACATCATTAACCCTAAAAGCCCAATATCCGGAAATTCCTCCTCAGGTTCAGGAGGAGATTGACCAAGAACAAGCTGAGATCGAAGCACATGTGGAGGCTGCATGGAAAAAGGCTTGGCCAGCGGTGAAAGCAGACATTAGCAAAGGCAAACCATATATTCCATGGGCAGCCACTCCTGGGGATTTACCTCAGGCGAAGATTCCCGCCTTCCCCGGAGCTGAAGGAGGAGGGGCCTTTTCGTTTGGAGGTCGCGGAGGAAAAGTATTTGTGGTGACCAGTCTCGAGGATAGTGGAAAAGGGACTTTCAGGGAAGCTTGCGAAGCCGGCGGAGCAAGGTATGTGGTCTTCAATGTGGCAGGGATTATTGACTTGAAAAGACCTGTGAATATCAAAGCACCATATATTACCATTGCAGGCCAGACCGCACCCGGAGATGGAGTCTGTATTGCAGGAGCATCGGTGCTGATCGATACTCACGATGTAGTGATTCGGCATATGCGTTTTAGGAGAGGGCAGACGGATGTTCGTTTCAGAGATGATGCCCTGGGAGGAAATGGGATTGGAAACATCATCATCGATCATGTGTCTTCCACTTGGGGCTTAGATGAAAACATGTCCATGTATAGGCACATGTATGTAGATGCTGACGGTAAGGAGCACAAGCTGCCTACCGTCAATGTCACCATTCAAAATTCAATTTTTGCGGAAGCTCTGGATACCTATAACCATGCTTTTGGAAGTACGATTGGGGGACTGAACAGTACTTTTATGCGGAACCTGTGGGCAAGTAATATAGCCAGAAATGCTTCAGTGGGGATGTATGGAGATTTTGGTTTCGTCAATAATGTCATTTTCAACTGGTGGTACCGAACCATTGATGGAGGGGATCACCGATCTTATTACAATATCATCAATAATTATTTTAAGCCAGGACCGATGACACCCAAGGATGATCCCGTGGGATATCGCATCATCAAACCAGAAGGAGATCGGGCGGTCAAAGACAGTATCATTCTGGGAAGGGTTCATGTAAAGGGCAATATCATGGAAGGATATGATGCCATCAATTTAGACAACTGGAATGGAGGGGTGCAAGTGGATGGTAAGCCTGATTTGACCAAAACATATGAACCGTTTATCCGAGTGAAGCAGCCATTTGCCATGGCCCGGGTAACCATGATGAGTGCTGAGAAAGCTTATGATTTTGTTTTGGAGAATGTAGGGGCCATCCTGCCCAAAAGAGATCCAGTAGATGCAAGAATCGTGAACCAAGTCAGAACTGGGAAGATCAAGTACCAGGAGGATGGTAAAATACATGTTGGTCAGGAGTTTTTGGTAGGTGGAAGTAGGAGGTTAGAAGAGGATTCATATAAAAAAGGTATCATTACAGACATTAGTCAAGTGGGAGGGTATCCAACATATGATGGAAAACCTTATCAAGATTCTGATCAAGATGGAATGCCCGATGAATGGGAAACAGCAGCAGGATTGGATCCCAATGATCCTTCGGACGCCACAAAGGACCTGAATGGAGATGGTTACGATAATATCGAAAAGTATATCAATGCCATCCCAATTGATCGCGTGATTGACTGGAGCAATGCTTCCAATAATATAGATACTTTGGCGAAGCGGTATCAAAAGGAATAG